Proteins found in one Desulfovibrio porci genomic segment:
- a CDS encoding integrase core domain-containing protein: KRTANLPVWTHRYNFVRPHTALGRKPPASRLSGG; this comes from the coding sequence GAAAAGAACAGCGAACTTGCCGGTCTGGACGCATCGCTACAACTTTGTGCGTCCGCATACGGCTCTTGGCAGAAAACCTCCAGCCTCAAGGCTGAGCGGAGGGTGA